From the genome of Bacteroides sp. MSB163, one region includes:
- a CDS encoding RagB/SusD family nutrient uptake outer membrane protein codes for MKTKYFKLASICLVSLFLLSSCLGDLDTLPLDDNELVGEKVYSTPEGYIGVLAKCYASLIQTGQKGGDGGNGDVPGIDEGYSGYTRALFYLQEACTDEIVFHSGGSHGSLSLLYMNWDPSTKIICYSYYRLYMAINYCNEFLRESAEGKLKARGVYDALQAEMPYYRAEARFIRAYCYSMICDLYGSGPFIDETMDVGTIPHQKTRQEIYDYVVSETEELTTLLKEPKRNEYGRVDRVSAWFLLARVYLNAETWVGKNEYTNAYKYARKVITEGNYPLASDYRHIFLADNNTCSEIIWPLVQDADYAQSSAGTNFLIKALMNGPMDSYVKTGVGSRGWGNARVKVALVDKFDEADQTFYENDPWGDNKKDKRAQFFTIGHTKETWVEGKAFQKTFENGYACIKWRNVTRDRKELVDGGTKYSSVDLPMFRTADAYLMAAEAILRGAAEGTRAEALGYVNEIRDRAYMSGNYGDGVSGRITDGQLNLDFILDERAREMNMELVRRTDLIRFGKFTKGYNWDWKGSSDGEVGTYVGKDVNDKYKLYPIPQDEFTTNPYLTQNPDYQK; via the coding sequence ATGAAAACGAAATATTTCAAGTTAGCAAGTATATGTCTGGTATCTCTCTTCCTTCTTTCTTCTTGTCTGGGAGATTTGGATACATTGCCTTTGGACGACAATGAGTTGGTGGGCGAGAAGGTTTATTCTACGCCTGAGGGATACATCGGAGTATTGGCAAAGTGTTATGCCAGCCTTATCCAGACCGGACAAAAGGGTGGTGATGGCGGAAACGGTGACGTGCCGGGTATTGATGAAGGTTATAGTGGTTATACACGTGCTCTGTTCTATTTGCAAGAGGCTTGTACGGATGAGATCGTTTTCCATTCCGGTGGCAGTCATGGAAGTTTGTCACTGTTGTATATGAACTGGGACCCTTCGACAAAGATTATTTGCTATTCATATTATCGTCTGTATATGGCCATTAACTACTGTAATGAGTTCTTGCGCGAAAGTGCGGAAGGGAAGCTGAAAGCCCGTGGTGTATATGATGCTTTGCAGGCTGAAATGCCTTATTACCGTGCCGAAGCACGCTTCATCCGTGCTTATTGCTACAGCATGATTTGCGACTTGTACGGTTCGGGTCCCTTCATTGATGAAACGATGGATGTAGGTACGATTCCCCATCAGAAGACCCGCCAGGAAATCTATGACTATGTGGTTTCTGAAACGGAAGAACTGACAACCTTGCTGAAAGAACCGAAGCGGAATGAGTATGGCCGTGTGGATCGTGTGTCGGCTTGGTTTCTTCTGGCACGTGTCTATCTGAATGCCGAAACATGGGTAGGCAAGAATGAATATACCAATGCTTATAAATATGCCAGGAAAGTGATTACGGAAGGTAATTATCCGTTGGCTTCCGATTATCGTCACATCTTCCTGGCAGATAACAATACTTGCTCCGAAATCATCTGGCCCTTGGTGCAGGATGCTGACTATGCGCAGAGCAGTGCCGGAACCAACTTCCTGATTAAAGCATTGATGAATGGTCCGATGGATAGCTATGTAAAAACCGGAGTAGGTAGCCGTGGCTGGGGTAATGCCCGTGTGAAGGTGGCGCTTGTAGATAAGTTTGATGAGGCTGACCAAACCTTCTATGAAAATGATCCCTGGGGAGATAATAAGAAGGATAAGCGTGCACAGTTCTTTACCATCGGTCATACAAAGGAAACCTGGGTAGAAGGTAAGGCTTTCCAGAAGACTTTTGAGAATGGTTATGCGTGCATCAAATGGAGAAATGTAACCAGGGACCGTAAGGAATTGGTAGATGGCGGTACTAAGTATTCGTCTGTAGACCTCCCGATGTTCCGTACGGCAGATGCTTACCTGATGGCGGCTGAGGCTATTCTTCGCGGGGCTGCGGAAGGTACGCGTGCTGAGGCGCTGGGTTATGTAAATGAAATCAGAGACCGTGCTTATATGTCCGGCAACTATGGTGACGGGGTATCCGGTCGTATTACCGACGGTCAGTTGAATCTGGATTTCATTCTGGATGAAAGAGCCCGTGAGATGAATATGGAGTTGGTGCGTCGCACAGACCTGATCCGCTTCGGCAAATTCACAAAAGGATATAACTGGGATTGGAAAGGCAGCAGTGACGGTGAAGTTGGTACGTATGTGGGTAAAGATGTGAACGATAAGTACAAATTGTATCCCATTCCGCAGGATGAGTTTACCACGAACCCGTATCTGACGCAGAATCCGGATTATCAGAAATAA